One genomic region from Candidatus Caldarchaeum subterraneum encodes:
- a CDS encoding 4a-hydroxytetrahydrobiopterin dehydratase, producing the protein MLKEEELAKALKTIEGWGLKDGKLYRKLEFRDFVECIGFMVKVAIEAEKMQHHPEWFNVYNQLEIWLVTHDLGGISTFDVKLAQRINELLAE; encoded by the coding sequence TTGCTCAAGGAAGAAGAGCTGGCGAAAGCCCTCAAAACTATTGAAGGATGGGGGTTGAAAGATGGAAAGCTGTACCGCAAACTCGAGTTCAGGGATTTTGTCGAATGCATCGGCTTCATGGTTAAAGTGGCCATAGAGGCTGAGAAGATGCAGCATCACCCCGAATGGTTTAACGTCTACAACCAGCTGGAGATTTGGCTCGTCACACACGACCTCGGCGGCATAAGCACCTTTGACGTGAAGCTGGCGCAGAGGATAAACGAACTACTTGCTGAGTGA
- a CDS encoding phosphate uptake regulator — protein sequence MQPAYTRRVQKTGRSTFIISLPKEWVEKAGLKKLDTVKIVTLPSGLLVTTDGGEEGRESVIRLGGSETPDEVVRLFFSKYLDGSERIRVELTAYSPQTISVLKDRIRRWLVGVEIIGETATELTAQVLPVSDKLPLKMSLERMGEITTHMLEEAFAAFYRNDKALAEDVVRRDDEVDRFYHFIVRQLNIAVRDYATLRNLNLSDPSECINYVLVAKSIERAADHAVTISNRTLTTTNISKPDQRIAKINAKVVELFKTSLTSFIYPSTDLANRTLNQIADLASEMNAYLSSQKKNLDLEQRLTELVVINSLRRVAEYAADISEAAINLATKDSLSK from the coding sequence ATGCAGCCCGCGTACACGAGACGGGTCCAGAAAACAGGCCGCTCCACCTTCATAATATCTCTTCCAAAGGAATGGGTGGAGAAAGCAGGTCTCAAAAAGCTTGACACGGTGAAGATTGTTACTTTGCCGTCTGGGCTGCTGGTCACGACTGATGGGGGTGAAGAGGGACGTGAATCGGTTATTCGCCTAGGTGGGAGCGAGACGCCTGACGAGGTTGTGCGACTCTTCTTCTCAAAATATCTCGACGGCAGCGAAAGGATACGCGTTGAGCTCACTGCTTACTCTCCACAGACAATATCCGTCCTGAAGGACAGGATAAGGCGGTGGCTCGTGGGCGTGGAGATAATCGGAGAGACCGCCACGGAGCTTACGGCCCAAGTTCTACCCGTCAGCGATAAACTACCTTTAAAGATGTCTTTGGAAAGGATGGGGGAAATCACGACGCATATGCTGGAGGAGGCTTTTGCAGCGTTTTACAGAAACGACAAAGCACTCGCAGAAGATGTGGTGAGACGAGACGACGAGGTAGACAGGTTTTACCACTTCATAGTGCGCCAGCTCAACATAGCCGTGAGAGATTACGCTACACTTAGGAACCTTAACCTCTCTGACCCGAGTGAGTGCATAAACTATGTGCTTGTGGCGAAAAGCATCGAGAGAGCGGCAGACCACGCAGTCACAATCAGCAACAGAACCCTCACTACAACCAACATCTCCAAACCAGACCAGCGCATAGCCAAGATCAACGCAAAGGTCGTGGAACTCTTCAAAACTTCCTTGACCTCCTTCATTTATCCCAGCACCGACCTCGCGAACAGGACCCTCAACCAGATAGCTGATTTAGCGTCTGAGATGAACGCCTACCTCAGCTCACAGAAAAAGAATCTGGATTTGGAGCAGAGGCTGACGGAGCTTGTCGTGATAAACAGTTTGCGGCGGGTTGCTGAGTATGCTGCAGACATCTCGGAGGCGGCCATCAACCTCGCGACGAAAGATTCACTCAGCAAGTAG
- a CDS encoding phosphate ABC transporter substrate-binding protein has translation MLGLLTGPSLLGGGVSTVTVTVGGTGGGVQTVTRTVTVTTGTQTSVQLAGDIEVDGSSTVYPLTEAAAEQFMNIHKGVTISVGISGTGGGFKRFVIGETDINDASRPILRAEAETAAKNGVEWIEVPVAIDALVVVVHPSNNWVDCITISELRAIWRPDSTVKLWSDIRPEWPNQPIKLYGPGPDSGTFDYFTERVVGKSKASRTDYVASEDDNVLVAGVESDRLSLGYFGFSYFAENKDRIKVLKVKDDLAGGECVEPSDETARTFTYPLARPLFIYVNKKSWDTKPHLREFVIYYVENGAMLAHKVAYTPFLDHYYKKAAALLRAGITDGLYELTNLKNKNAGPH, from the coding sequence GTGCTAGGTCTATTGACTGGCCCCTCTTTACTGGGAGGAGGTGTTTCGACGGTGACGGTGACAGTCGGCGGAACAGGTGGCGGGGTGCAGACAGTCACCCGGACGGTCACGGTAACAACGGGTACTCAAACATCTGTTCAGCTGGCGGGAGACATCGAGGTCGACGGCTCGAGCACCGTTTATCCTCTCACTGAGGCGGCGGCGGAACAGTTCATGAACATTCACAAGGGCGTGACTATTAGCGTCGGCATATCGGGGACGGGAGGCGGATTCAAACGATTCGTAATAGGTGAAACAGACATCAACGACGCTTCGAGACCAATACTTAGAGCCGAGGCGGAGACTGCGGCCAAGAACGGTGTCGAATGGATTGAGGTTCCGGTAGCAATAGACGCGCTGGTGGTAGTTGTTCATCCTTCCAACAACTGGGTGGACTGTATAACGATATCCGAGCTTAGGGCGATATGGAGGCCCGACAGCACCGTCAAGCTCTGGAGCGACATCAGACCCGAGTGGCCAAATCAGCCCATCAAACTCTACGGTCCGGGGCCTGACAGCGGAACGTTTGACTACTTTACCGAAAGAGTAGTTGGAAAATCAAAGGCCAGCCGAACAGACTATGTTGCATCAGAGGATGACAACGTACTTGTAGCTGGTGTAGAGTCTGACCGACTCTCGCTTGGATACTTCGGCTTCTCATACTTCGCTGAGAACAAAGACAGAATTAAGGTACTGAAGGTGAAGGACGACCTTGCAGGCGGAGAATGTGTCGAGCCAAGCGACGAAACCGCCAGAACCTTTACATATCCACTGGCAAGACCTCTGTTCATCTACGTCAACAAGAAATCATGGGACACCAAACCACATCTGAGGGAATTCGTGATCTACTACGTTGAAAACGGGGCCATGCTTGCTCACAAAGTGGCTTACACCCCGTTCCTCGACCACTACTACAAGAAGGCCGCAGCACTACTACGAGCAGGTATAACAGATGGGCTGTATGAGCTTACAAACTTAAAAAACAAGAACGCTGGACCACATTAG
- a CDS encoding phosphate ABC transporter permease codes for MSRNIFFNKNFLANLRRRQRATNLVNSLLLAAASVSFIAIVVILGSLILESSIFFGQVSLVEFLTGTEWTVLFSDKKFGVLPLLTATALTSAIALVVAIPAGLATAIYLSEYARPGIRGVIKNIIEVLAGIPTVVYGYFALYFISPNLLMRFVPGTGVFSALAVGLMIGVLIIPIVASLSEDALYSVPEDFRLAAYSLGARKIDVVFRVIVPAALSGILAAIILAFTRAMGETMIAAIAGGFRPFYSFDPREAMQTMTSFIAQVATGDAPHGTIEYQSIFAVGILLFIITMVFNLVALAVVRRWQIRY; via the coding sequence ATGTCCCGAAACATTTTTTTCAACAAAAATTTTTTGGCAAACCTTAGAAGAAGACAGCGCGCCACCAATCTTGTAAACTCGCTTTTGCTGGCCGCGGCGTCTGTCTCTTTCATAGCAATTGTGGTGATACTTGGCTCCCTGATACTGGAGTCATCCATCTTTTTTGGCCAGGTTTCGCTGGTCGAGTTTTTGACTGGCACAGAGTGGACGGTTCTATTCAGTGATAAGAAGTTTGGCGTTCTTCCTCTTCTCACGGCCACCGCGCTCACTTCCGCGATAGCGTTAGTCGTGGCTATTCCCGCGGGTCTCGCGACTGCGATTTACCTCAGTGAATACGCACGACCCGGTATAAGGGGTGTGATAAAAAACATCATCGAAGTGCTGGCCGGCATACCCACTGTGGTGTATGGCTATTTCGCGCTGTATTTCATATCACCAAACCTGTTGATGAGGTTTGTTCCGGGAACAGGTGTTTTCAGCGCCTTGGCCGTTGGCTTGATGATAGGTGTTCTCATAATTCCTATAGTAGCCTCGTTGAGCGAGGACGCGTTATACTCTGTTCCGGAAGATTTTCGACTGGCCGCCTACAGCCTTGGTGCTAGAAAAATCGACGTGGTTTTCCGGGTGATTGTGCCAGCAGCTCTGTCGGGAATTCTCGCAGCCATCATACTTGCTTTCACTCGTGCGATGGGTGAGACGATGATAGCGGCGATAGCTGGCGGGTTTAGGCCTTTTTACAGCTTCGACCCACGGGAAGCCATGCAGACCATGACAAGCTTCATCGCACAGGTTGCCACAGGAGACGCCCCTCATGGAACAATAGAGTATCAATCCATATTCGCGGTGGGCATTCTCCTCTTCATCATCACTATGGTCTTCAACCTTGTGGCCTTGGCTGTTGTGAGGAGGTGGCAGATACGTTACTGA
- a CDS encoding phosphate ABC transporter permease, translating to MRSAFLGSFWTVSLSALVSIPLGIASALYLTEWSSHRRLRRFLEFNMANLAGVPSIIFGLVGLSILTYGLGLGRSIIAGAFTLGIMTLPLVTVSAAEAIKSVPEALKHGAYALGATKLQVTRHIILPRSLPMMMTGAILAISRAIGEAAPILVISGLLFIRTDPTSVFDRFTVMPLQIFNWVSRPQPAFQELSSAAIIVLLALLMMFNAAAIAIRYRYQRRVML from the coding sequence ATGCGCTCAGCATTTCTAGGCAGCTTCTGGACTGTCAGCCTCTCCGCTCTGGTCAGCATCCCTCTTGGAATAGCATCAGCCCTTTACTTGACCGAGTGGTCATCTCACCGAAGGCTCAGAAGGTTTCTCGAGTTCAACATGGCCAATCTCGCAGGCGTTCCCTCCATCATCTTCGGCCTCGTCGGACTAAGCATCCTCACCTATGGACTTGGTCTCGGACGATCAATAATAGCTGGCGCGTTCACCCTCGGCATAATGACCCTGCCCCTCGTTACAGTATCGGCAGCAGAGGCAATCAAGTCTGTGCCGGAGGCGTTGAAACACGGAGCCTATGCTCTAGGAGCAACCAAGCTACAGGTTACGCGTCACATAATTCTCCCAAGGTCCCTGCCTATGATGATGACCGGAGCGATACTGGCCATTTCCCGGGCTATTGGCGAAGCGGCTCCGATACTTGTCATAAGCGGTCTGCTGTTCATCCGCACTGACCCCACATCGGTTTTCGACAGGTTTACGGTGATGCCTCTCCAGATATTCAACTGGGTAAGTAGACCTCAGCCCGCGTTCCAAGAACTATCCTCCGCGGCGATAATTGTTTTGCTGGCTTTGCTGATGATGTTTAACGCGGCTGCAATAGCTATTAGGTATCGCTACCAGAGGAGAGTGATGCTATAA
- a CDS encoding phosphate ABC transporter ATP-binding protein codes for MDLSDSDKVVVETVGLTVVYGRKYAIKDINLKFERSRITAIIGPSGCGKSTLLRCINRMNDLIPDAKVQGKVYYRGLDIYSKDVDPVAVRTAIGMVFQRPNPFPMSIFDNVAFGLRVNGVKLTKQQMYEKVKDALEKAALWDEVKDRLDAQAFSLSGGQQQRLCIARALAVDPDVILLDEPTVSLDPISTAKIEQLLRNISQDYTIIIVTHNMQQAARVSDYTAVMMPDENMIGRLIEFGPTKEIFTNPRDKRTEDYISGRIG; via the coding sequence ATGGATTTATCTGATAGTGACAAGGTTGTTGTCGAAACAGTCGGCCTAACGGTTGTCTATGGTCGCAAGTATGCGATAAAGGATATCAACCTCAAGTTTGAGCGTTCACGGATAACCGCTATCATAGGACCATCGGGCTGCGGAAAATCAACCCTCCTCCGATGCATAAACCGAATGAACGACCTGATACCGGACGCTAAGGTGCAGGGCAAGGTCTACTATAGGGGATTGGACATCTATTCAAAGGACGTCGACCCCGTGGCTGTGAGAACAGCCATCGGAATGGTTTTCCAGAGGCCCAACCCATTCCCCATGTCGATTTTCGATAACGTGGCTTTCGGGCTTCGCGTTAACGGAGTTAAGCTCACTAAACAACAGATGTATGAGAAGGTCAAGGACGCTCTCGAGAAGGCGGCTCTCTGGGACGAGGTGAAAGACAGGCTTGATGCACAGGCCTTCTCTCTCTCAGGAGGCCAGCAGCAGCGCCTCTGTATTGCAAGGGCTCTTGCAGTCGACCCAGATGTCATTCTGCTCGACGAGCCAACCGTTTCTCTCGACCCAATATCAACCGCAAAGATTGAACAACTTCTCCGAAACATTTCACAGGACTACACAATAATCATAGTCACCCACAACATGCAGCAGGCCGCGCGCGTCTCCGACTACACAGCCGTGATGATGCCTGACGAGAACATGATAGGCAGGCTCATCGAGTTTGGGCCGACAAAGGAGATTTTCACCAACCCGAGGGATAAGAGGACGGAAGACTATATCTCGGGAAGAATAGGTTGA
- a CDS encoding phosphate uptake regulator, translating into MPRLMDIGLERLVNMLNDMATLSRTAVEAAVEGFIKGTPNEDEVFQLSEKLRWLQDEVADLAVELIARYQPVATDLRFLRSCMEVAYGFSRFGRYAYDISQVITTFGELRECEKNEVLETAEVVKAMIEKSVKSFVEKNLELAAELEKLDSVVDKAYKNHLQRSLNKPGSKKCDMATMLILRYLERIADHATYIGEAVAYILEGQHRPRK; encoded by the coding sequence TTGCCGCGTCTGATGGACATAGGGTTGGAACGGCTTGTCAACATGCTCAACGACATGGCTACACTCAGCCGAACCGCTGTCGAAGCCGCTGTAGAAGGGTTCATCAAAGGCACACCCAACGAGGACGAGGTTTTCCAGCTCTCGGAGAAGCTTCGCTGGCTGCAGGACGAGGTGGCCGACCTCGCAGTAGAGCTGATAGCGCGTTACCAACCCGTGGCAACTGACCTCCGTTTTCTCCGTTCATGTATGGAGGTGGCCTACGGGTTCTCACGCTTCGGCAGATACGCCTACGACATATCACAGGTGATAACAACGTTCGGCGAGCTACGTGAATGTGAGAAAAACGAGGTCCTCGAGACAGCTGAAGTGGTGAAGGCCATGATAGAGAAGAGCGTGAAAAGCTTCGTGGAGAAAAATTTGGAGCTCGCCGCCGAGCTTGAGAAGCTGGACTCGGTAGTCGACAAAGCCTACAAGAACCATCTACAACGGAGCCTAAACAAGCCAGGGTCCAAGAAATGCGACATGGCGACCATGCTTATTCTAAGATATCTTGAGAGAATAGCGGACCACGCCACCTACATAGGGGAGGCTGTTGCTTACATCTTGGAGGGGCAGCATAGGCCCAGGAAATAG
- a CDS encoding metal-dependent protease, PAD1/JA B1 superfamily: MLTSWRGSIGPGNRHLAREVVKMRREVAALLLEISRNIHPNEMIVLLHGRREKTSYFVEEISFPPQSIYGESFSSFNPYQLPIDHSFLGVAHSHPSGAPHPSVEDLNNMMGELMVIVTAPYRDERDIHVLDGEGRRLTLMIV, translated from the coding sequence TTGCTTACATCTTGGAGGGGCAGCATAGGCCCAGGAAATAGACACTTGGCGCGGGAAGTTGTAAAAATGCGTAGAGAGGTTGCGGCGCTTCTTCTCGAAATATCCCGCAACATCCACCCAAATGAGATGATAGTTCTCCTCCACGGCCGCCGAGAGAAGACCAGCTACTTTGTTGAGGAAATCTCTTTCCCACCTCAGTCAATATATGGAGAAAGCTTCTCATCCTTCAACCCCTACCAACTACCTATCGACCATTCCTTTCTCGGGGTAGCTCACTCCCATCCCTCAGGCGCTCCTCACCCCTCTGTCGAAGACCTTAACAACATGATGGGTGAGCTGATGGTTATTGTGACAGCTCCCTACCGTGACGAGAGGGATATCCATGTCCTCGACGGAGAAGGCAGAAGATTGACGCTCATGATTGTTTAG
- a CDS encoding triosephosphate isomerase, producing MNIRYPLIVLNFKTFRESIGKKALELAKIAERAAEETGVSVAVCPSLVDLATVAANVSVHVFAQHCDPYMPGAYTGSVVAEALKESGAAGSLLNHSEKKLKLSDLSEAVNRLRANGLVSIVCADDHYAATAAAALGPDMLAVEPPELIGTGISVSRAKPEVVTETVSRVKAIAPSVRVLCGAGVSTAEDVSKALELGTDGVLLASAFVKASDPFALLLKMCEAALR from the coding sequence GTGAACATCCGTTACCCCCTGATTGTGCTCAACTTCAAGACCTTTAGGGAATCCATCGGAAAAAAAGCACTCGAGCTGGCTAAAATAGCTGAGAGGGCCGCTGAGGAGACGGGTGTGTCCGTGGCGGTTTGCCCATCCCTAGTTGACCTTGCGACGGTGGCGGCGAATGTCTCGGTGCATGTTTTTGCACAGCACTGCGACCCCTACATGCCCGGAGCATATACAGGCTCCGTTGTGGCGGAGGCGTTGAAGGAATCGGGAGCGGCTGGCTCCCTTCTCAACCATTCTGAGAAAAAGCTTAAGCTGAGCGATTTGTCCGAGGCAGTGAATCGTCTTAGAGCTAACGGTCTTGTATCTATTGTTTGCGCCGACGACCACTATGCTGCCACGGCCGCGGCTGCCCTGGGCCCCGACATGTTGGCTGTGGAGCCTCCTGAGTTGATTGGCACCGGTATATCAGTTTCGAGGGCGAAGCCCGAGGTGGTTACCGAGACGGTTTCACGAGTCAAGGCCATAGCGCCGAGTGTCAGGGTTCTTTGTGGAGCGGGTGTTTCGACGGCCGAGGATGTTTCAAAGGCGCTTGAGCTGGGGACGGATGGTGTTCTATTGGCCAGCGCCTTTGTTAAGGCGAGCGACCCCTTTGCTCTTCTCCTCAAGATGTGTGAAGCAGCTCTTCGCTAA
- a CDS encoding glycine dehydrogenase subunit 1, producing MDKVFPYIGHHTDEDLRQMLQAIGVKDIMELYSDIPSKYILSSPPSIEGPLTEPELIKRVKDILAKNRQGLRLFLGGGVWPHHVPAAVKEIVSRSEFVTSYTPYQPEISQGVLTALFEFQSLVADLYEIDAVNSSMYDWATAVGEAFRMAYRYNGRNKIVYAGHCGPGRIRVAETYVKPLGLRLVKASFDDRGNVDEESLKTLVDRETSAVYVENPCYLGAVVENVEAVGEIAHDRNALFIVGAEPTSLGLLCPPGALGADIVVGEGQPLGLPMNFGGPLLGILGCREDRKLIHSMPGRMVGMAETLEDKRRAFTMVLRAREQDIKREKATSNICTNQALCAITAAAYLALLGKHGLQSLARHIFEKTCYFIEALQKVDGVKAPLLKAPHYMEFTYRKEGHSSEKLLSKLLNVGIVGGIRIGEDFPQLGDGVLTCVTEVHSVEDIQEYVETLKEVA from the coding sequence ATGGACAAGGTTTTTCCCTACATCGGGCATCACACGGACGAAGACCTGCGTCAGATGCTTCAGGCGATAGGTGTCAAAGACATTATGGAGCTTTACTCAGACATCCCTTCCAAGTATATTCTCAGCTCTCCGCCAAGTATTGAAGGGCCCCTGACTGAACCGGAGCTAATCAAACGTGTTAAAGACATTTTGGCGAAGAATAGGCAGGGCCTCCGCCTTTTCTTGGGGGGAGGTGTGTGGCCGCATCATGTTCCTGCTGCTGTTAAAGAGATTGTTTCGAGAAGCGAGTTTGTCACAAGCTACACCCCTTACCAGCCCGAGATATCTCAAGGAGTTTTAACAGCCTTGTTCGAGTTCCAGAGCCTCGTCGCAGACCTCTACGAAATAGACGCCGTCAACTCCTCCATGTATGACTGGGCCACAGCCGTCGGAGAGGCCTTTAGAATGGCGTATAGATACAACGGCCGAAACAAAATCGTCTACGCGGGTCACTGCGGCCCCGGTAGAATACGTGTGGCCGAGACATACGTCAAGCCCCTAGGCCTCAGGCTTGTGAAAGCATCATTCGACGACAGGGGTAATGTGGATGAGGAGAGTTTGAAAACCTTGGTTGACCGTGAGACTTCGGCTGTCTATGTCGAGAACCCATGCTATCTGGGCGCCGTTGTAGAAAATGTTGAAGCCGTGGGCGAGATTGCGCATGATAGAAACGCACTGTTCATAGTTGGTGCTGAGCCAACTTCTCTCGGGCTTTTATGTCCTCCGGGTGCTTTGGGAGCTGACATCGTCGTCGGCGAGGGTCAGCCGCTGGGGCTTCCGATGAATTTCGGCGGCCCCCTGCTCGGAATACTGGGATGCAGAGAAGACCGCAAGCTTATCCACAGTATGCCGGGCCGGATGGTGGGGATGGCTGAGACACTCGAAGACAAGAGACGAGCCTTCACGATGGTGCTAAGGGCCCGCGAACAAGACATCAAACGGGAAAAAGCCACCTCAAACATATGCACCAACCAGGCCCTCTGCGCCATAACGGCCGCAGCATATTTAGCGCTTCTTGGCAAACATGGTTTACAATCACTCGCCCGCCACATCTTCGAAAAAACATGCTACTTCATCGAAGCTCTTCAGAAAGTGGACGGGGTAAAGGCGCCACTGCTCAAAGCTCCACACTACATGGAGTTCACCTACAGAAAAGAAGGGCATTCATCTGAAAAACTGTTGTCAAAGCTTCTCAACGTCGGCATAGTTGGCGGCATCAGAATAGGAGAGGATTTTCCACAGCTGGGCGACGGAGTGCTGACATGTGTAACCGAGGTGCATAGCGTCGAGGACATCCAGGAATATGTGGAGACACTGAAGGAGGTGGCTTAA
- a CDS encoding glycine dehydrogenase subunit 2: MYRQACWDEKLVYELSRPGVTGFTAPINPQMVREAGERNLGKIPKKLLRDNLNLPELSELTVVRHFTRLSQMNYSISTGFYPLGSCTMKYNPVVNNQLAEQVADIHPLQPAETVQGCLEILYNLEQALKTLTGMDAFSMVPAAGAHGELVGCLIIRAYHSEKEGKPRPKIIVPDSAHGTNPASAAMAGFEVSVVRTREDGCVDLEMLEKMVDGDIAGIMLTNPNTVGLFEKDIEDIVRIMHQNDSLLYYDGANLNAIVGVARPGDMGFDIVHLNLHKTFSTPHGGGGPGAGPVGVVAKLAKYLPPPRVVKNADGRYVLDNGGSSSIGPVKLFTGNFAVLLRAYAYILAMGGEGLRRSALYAVTASNYLLSKVRQLRGVTLPYDPSRPRKHEFVVSLAKLRKETGLGALEVAKRLLDYGVHAPTIYFPLIVEEAFMVEPTETESKETLDNFYEVLSKVVQECYESPHLVKSAPHNTSVGRINEAKASHPIHLTLSIRMQRRKNEQDTST, translated from the coding sequence ATGTATCGACAGGCTTGCTGGGATGAGAAACTCGTCTACGAGTTGTCGAGGCCCGGCGTCACAGGGTTCACGGCGCCAATCAATCCACAAATGGTTAGAGAAGCGGGTGAGAGAAACCTCGGCAAAATTCCGAAAAAACTTCTCAGAGACAACCTGAACCTGCCAGAGCTCTCCGAGCTGACTGTGGTGAGGCACTTTACCCGCCTAAGCCAGATGAATTACAGCATATCCACAGGCTTCTATCCACTCGGCAGCTGCACCATGAAGTACAACCCCGTAGTCAACAACCAATTGGCCGAGCAGGTGGCCGACATTCATCCACTCCAGCCAGCGGAAACCGTGCAGGGGTGTCTCGAGATTTTATACAACCTTGAGCAGGCTCTGAAGACGTTGACCGGCATGGATGCTTTCTCTATGGTTCCAGCGGCAGGCGCACACGGGGAGCTGGTTGGATGCCTAATCATCAGAGCATACCATAGTGAGAAAGAGGGTAAGCCGAGGCCGAAAATCATCGTCCCAGACTCAGCCCATGGAACAAACCCGGCGAGCGCAGCCATGGCGGGCTTCGAGGTATCGGTTGTGAGAACACGCGAAGATGGATGCGTCGACCTCGAGATGCTCGAGAAAATGGTGGACGGCGACATAGCCGGCATCATGCTGACAAACCCCAACACCGTAGGATTGTTCGAGAAAGACATCGAGGATATTGTCCGAATCATGCATCAAAACGACTCCCTGCTATATTATGACGGTGCAAACCTCAACGCCATAGTAGGCGTCGCGAGGCCGGGAGACATGGGCTTCGACATAGTCCATCTCAACCTTCACAAAACCTTCTCCACACCCCATGGAGGAGGAGGCCCCGGAGCAGGCCCAGTCGGAGTCGTCGCCAAGCTAGCTAAATACTTGCCTCCGCCGAGAGTTGTGAAAAACGCCGACGGCCGATATGTGTTGGACAACGGGGGTTCATCGAGCATAGGTCCTGTCAAGCTTTTCACCGGGAACTTCGCGGTTCTCCTACGTGCATACGCTTACATTCTTGCGATGGGTGGTGAAGGTTTGAGGCGGTCAGCCCTCTACGCAGTCACAGCCTCAAATTATTTGCTGAGCAAGGTGAGGCAGCTGCGGGGCGTCACACTTCCCTACGACCCATCACGTCCAAGGAAACACGAGTTCGTGGTTAGCCTCGCCAAGCTGAGAAAAGAGACAGGGCTAGGCGCGCTTGAGGTCGCTAAACGTCTCCTCGACTATGGTGTCCATGCTCCCACGATATATTTCCCACTGATTGTTGAGGAGGCTTTCATGGTTGAGCCGACAGAGACAGAGAGCAAAGAAACGCTGGACAATTTCTACGAAGTCTTGTCCAAGGTGGTGCAGGAATGTTATGAATCTCCCCATCTTGTCAAGTCGGCGCCCCACAACACATCGGTTGGCCGCATAAACGAGGCCAAGGCCTCCCACCCAATACACTTAACCCTCAGCATACGTATGCAGAGGAGGAAGAATGAACAAGATACCTCTACTTGA
- a CDS encoding glycine cleavage system aminomethyltransferase, translating to MNKIPLLDFHEKTAKELGEFAGWRTVITFSSLREEHEAVRKDAGIFDISHMTRTKISGPHATKFLQEVLTIDVEKLKPGRMKYGLILNMDGGIIDDVTVYKVTDDSYLMVSNALTRVRVLGWLREKMDGEVLVEDITESSAFFAVQGPHSSSYVSSLVGAVSGFKWFEGGFRTVDDCRLLVTRSGYTGGDGYELMTLCGEEQLYEKVWSFFTEKGVRPCGLACRDVCRIEAGFPLYGQDFDEKNDPLEAGLFWAVKMDKPFFIGKEALEKKQATGPVKKLSLIEMVDQGVPRPGYKVYVGDVEAGVVTSGCLSPMINRGVCLAYLPPSLQVDGYEVYVDVRGRRRKAVVRTKPLISLSRP from the coding sequence ATGAACAAGATACCTCTACTTGATTTTCATGAGAAGACTGCGAAGGAGCTGGGTGAGTTCGCTGGCTGGCGGACTGTAATCACCTTCTCCTCCCTCCGCGAGGAACACGAAGCCGTTAGAAAAGACGCTGGCATATTTGACATAAGCCACATGACTCGAACTAAGATTTCCGGGCCACATGCTACTAAGTTTCTGCAAGAGGTTCTGACAATAGATGTCGAGAAGCTGAAGCCCGGGCGGATGAAGTATGGGTTGATTCTTAACATGGATGGAGGCATCATAGACGATGTGACGGTCTACAAGGTGACGGATGATAGTTATCTCATGGTTTCAAACGCCTTGACGAGGGTCCGTGTGCTCGGGTGGTTGAGGGAAAAAATGGATGGCGAGGTGTTGGTTGAAGACATCACGGAGAGCAGCGCATTCTTCGCTGTGCAGGGCCCACATTCGTCCTCTTATGTTTCGAGCCTGGTTGGTGCTGTTTCTGGTTTTAAGTGGTTTGAAGGCGGGTTCAGGACCGTGGACGACTGCAGGCTACTGGTGACACGAAGCGGCTACACGGGAGGAGACGGATACGAGTTGATGACTCTATGCGGAGAAGAGCAGCTCTATGAGAAAGTTTGGTCATTCTTTACGGAAAAAGGAGTTAGGCCATGCGGGCTGGCTTGCCGCGACGTCTGCAGAATAGAGGCAGGCTTCCCGCTTTATGGTCAAGATTTTGACGAGAAAAACGACCCACTCGAAGCGGGGCTTTTCTGGGCTGTCAAAATGGATAAACCGTTTTTCATCGGAAAAGAGGCGTTGGAGAAAAAACAAGCCACAGGCCCAGTCAAAAAACTCTCGTTAATCGAGATGGTGGACCAGGGTGTGCCGCGGCCGGGCTACAAGGTGTATGTGGGGGATGTTGAGGCTGGTGTTGTGACAAGCGGTTGTCTATCGCCGATGATTAACAGGGGGGTTTGCCTTGCGTATCTTCCGCCCTCGCTTCAGGTTGATGGTTACGAGGTATATGTTGATGTTAGAGGTCGTCGCCGCAAAGCGGTTGTCAGGACTAAGCCGTTGATAAGCTTGTCGCGGCCCTAG